From the Fibrobacter sp. UWH6 genome, one window contains:
- a CDS encoding toll/interleukin-1 receptor domain-containing protein, with product MKNTNNVKKPTIFVTYNWNDASDLFILNLKSNLKGVEMKYDKVEIDCWDSITNFMNTIGQEDFVVQILSDKYLKSANCLYEVMQLMNSPNWTEKTMTVVMNDATDIYDPIKRLEYIQYWSDETEKYRNQLSSLPDSATVDVKEVLLKYEAIRDNIGKFLMIAADRSNPKVLDAVDAIKKKIKPVQKKKKKSNKNQTISAKTKSLLTSLWAKIVPLYREISTIMIIKHDPQRLEAIKQYRNEADALKTAFDVIKPQLKKDVRDKIQNFIATIKDFYDAAVWVCSLEKTSKTLQGAPLIRYTSAIMDTSSKMEQMSKFIDGYYLKFENCICGND from the coding sequence ATGAAAAATACAAATAACGTGAAGAAACCAACAATTTTTGTAACCTATAATTGGAATGACGCCTCTGATTTGTTTATTCTAAACTTAAAAAGCAATTTAAAGGGTGTTGAAATGAAATATGACAAGGTTGAAATTGATTGTTGGGATTCTATTACAAATTTTATGAACACCATTGGACAAGAAGATTTTGTCGTCCAAATTTTGTCGGATAAATATTTAAAGTCCGCAAATTGTCTTTATGAAGTAATGCAATTGATGAATAGCCCGAATTGGACGGAAAAAACAATGACTGTGGTAATGAATGATGCTACAGATATTTATGATCCTATAAAAAGGCTTGAATATATTCAGTATTGGAGTGATGAAACGGAAAAATACAGGAATCAATTAAGTTCTTTGCCTGATTCTGCAACAGTTGATGTAAAAGAAGTGCTGTTGAAATACGAGGCTATAAGAGATAATATTGGTAAATTTTTAATGATTGCAGCAGATCGATCTAATCCAAAAGTTTTGGATGCGGTTGATGCAATAAAGAAAAAAATAAAACCTGTCCAAAAGAAGAAAAAAAAATCAAATAAGAATCAGACGATTTCAGCAAAGACAAAATCTCTACTTACATCATTATGGGCAAAAATAGTTCCGTTGTATCGAGAAATTTCTACGATAATGATAATTAAACATGATCCTCAGAGATTAGAAGCTATCAAACAGTATCGAAATGAAGCTGATGCTCTAAAAACTGCTTTTGATGTGATTAAACCTCAGCTAAAGAAAGATGTGCGCGACAAAATTCAAAATTTTATTGCGACAATCAAAGATTTCTATGATGCTGCAGTTTGGGTTTGTTCCTTGGAGAAAACATCCAAAACTTTGCAAGGCGCCCCTTTGATTCGTTATACGAGCGCAATCATGGATACATCCAGCAAAATGGAACAAATGTCAAAATTTATTGATGGATATTATTTAAAATTTGAAAACTGCATTTGTGGAAATGATTGA